One Piscinibacter lacus genomic window, AGGGCACGCGCTTGCGCCACAGCTTGAGCGCCTGCCAGTGGATGCGGGCCATCACGCCCAGGGTCATCAGGGGATGGCCCCAGAAGGCGCGGCGCAGGCTGGCGGCGTCCAGCGGATGGAGGCGGCCGCTGAGGCAGGTTTCGAGCAGCGGGCCCTCGGCATCGTCATGGTCCACGCAGGCAATCAGGTGCTCGGCACCCTGGCGCTGTGCGGCCCGGCCGGTGCGCAGGAAGCGGAAGCGGTAGCGCCCCTCGACCTTGCAGAAGGGCGAGACGTGGAAGACCTTGGCCGCCTGAAGCTCGCGGCCCCAGACCAGCTCCGGCCCCCGCAGCAGGTAGGCATGGCGTTCGCCGAAGGTGTTGTTCACCTCGGCCAGCACGGCGGCCAGCGTGCCGTCGGCCCGGTGGGCGTACCAGAAGCTCACCGGCTTGAAGACGTAGCCGAGCACCCGCGGATAGGTCTGGAGCCAGATCTCGCCGGTGGCGTCCTCGATGCCGGATTCGGCCAGCAGGCCTTCGAACCAGGCCAGCGCGTCGGGGCCGCCGAGGCCGTGGTCGGCATCGTGGAAGCTGATCGGCGCGAAGCGGTTGCGCGCCAGCGCTTCGTCGGGCCGGGCACGCAGGCTGCGCAGCGGCAGGACGAGGCTGTAGGTGGCGTAGCTGAAGGCATGCGCCTGCGGCCGCAGCCGGCGGTGCTTGACCCAGCCGAAGGCGATCTGCGGCCGGTCGCCGGACTCGGGCAGGGCGCGGTTCGGCATCATGCCAAGGCCTTCAGGCGAACTGCGCAAGCGGCTGGCGCGGCGCGTCCGCCGGGGCGGGCAGGCCCTCCAGCGCGCGGGCCACGGCCAGGCCGGACTTCAGGCCGTCCTCATGGAAGCCGTAACCCGTCCACGCGCCGCAGAACCAGGTGTTGCGCTCGCCCTGCAGGGCGGGCAGCTCCCCTTGGGCGCGCACGGCGGCCAGGTCGAAGACGGGATGGGCGTAGTCGTATTCGCCGATAACTTGCTGCGGCTCGCGCACCGGGTTGAGCGAGACGACAACCGGCTGCGCGAAGGGCAGGGGTTGCAGCTTGTTCAGCAGGTAGTGCAGGCAGACCGAGGCCTGCTCGCGCTGGCTGCTGAGTGCGCGCTCGTAGTTCCAGGCCGCCCAGGCCTTGCGGCGTTCGGGCAGCACGGTGGTGTCGGTGTGCAGCACCGCGCGGTTGCGGTGGTAGCGGATCGCGCCCAGCACGCGGCGCTCCTCGGGGCTGGGATCGGCCAGCAAGGCCAGGGACTGGTCGCTGTGGCAGGCCATGACCACATGGTCGAAATCCTCGCTGCCCTGCAGCGTCCACACCCGCACGCCGCCCGGCACGCGGCTGACCTTGTCGACGGCCAGGCCCAGGCGGGCATCGGGCAGGCGCTCCAGCATGCGCTGCACATAGTGCTTGGCGCCGCCGCGCACGGTGAACCACTGCGGCCGGTCCTTCACCTGGATCAGGCCGTGGTTGTGGCAGAAGCGGATCATGGTGCCGATAGGGAAGCGCAGCATCTGGTCGGTCGGGCAGGACCAGATGCAGCCGATCATCGGCAGGAAGTACCAGTCGCGGAAGCGCGCATCGAAGCCCTCGGCATCGAGGAAATCGCCAATGGGCTGGGCCATCTCGGCTTCCAGGCCGCGCTCGGCCCGCGCCGTGCACAGGCGGTTGAAGCGCAGGATCTCGCGCAGCATGTGCCAGAAGGCCGGTCGCAGCAGGTTGCTGCGCTGGGCAAAGACGGTGTCGAGATCGCTGCCGTTCCATTCCAGCGCGCGACCGGCACCGAAGGCTTCGGGCACCCGCACGGAGAAGGACATGTCCGAGGGCGCGGTGGCCACGCCCAGGTCGGCGAAAAGCTGGATCAGATTGGGGTAGGTGCGCTCGTTGTAGACGAGGAAGCCGGTGTCCACGCCGTGGCGCACCGTCTTGCCGCTGGCATCGGGCAGGCTCACGTCCACGGTGTGGGTGTGACCGCCGAAGTAGCTGCCAGCCTCGAAGAGCGTGACCCGGGTGTCGGGATGCCGCTGCGGGTCGGCCAGCGACCAGGCCGCGGACAGGCCGGCGATACCGGAGCCGATGACGGCGATTCGCCGCAGCGGCCTCAAGCTCGACCTCCGCCGGCCGGATGAGAAAACGCCGCGAAGCTGCCCCGAGCGAAGGAGGGAGGGAGGGAGGAGGAGAAGACACGCTCGGAACGGACCGGGGCTCGCGGGGAGACCGGGCTTCGCGACGGGAAACCGTCGGGACCTTGTTCACGGGCTCGGGCCCGCAACCACGTCCTCACCCCTAGATCGAGGCCCCTGCCGGTAAGTTCCGCCCCGGCCGGCCGGGCGCTTGGGCGGCCGGCGGGGCAAGGGGTCTGTCGGCTGGGAAGGCTCACGGCTTCAAGGGTTGTTGTGACTCGTTGGTCGGACTATAACCGTTCAGTCTCATTTTGCATCCAGTAGTTTTTCGATGCGGGCGACGAAGGCCGGATCGGTGGGCTCGACGCGGGTGGAGACGCTCTCCACGCTGCGCCCGTCCCGGGCCACCAGGTACTTGTGGAAGTTCCAGCCCGGGGCGCTGCCGCTGAGGCGGCTCAGCGCCTGGTAGAAGGGATCGGCGCCGCTGCCGCGCACCGACAGCGGCCCGACCATGGGGAAGCGCACGCCATAGGTGCTCTGGCAGAAGTCCGAGATCGCCTCGCGGCTGGCCAGCTCCTGGCGGAAATCGTTCGAGGGCACGCCCAGCACCACCAGGCCCCGCGCGGCATAGCGCTTGTGCAGGGCCTCCAGTTGCTCGTATTGCGGGGTGTAGCCGCAGCGGCTCGCGGTGTTGACCACCAGCAGCACCTTGCCGGCGTATTGGCAGAGGTGCTGGGGTTGCTCGTCCTGCAGGCGGGGCAGCTTGCGGTCCAGCAGCTCGGGGCAGGTCGTCCGCGCTTGGCTCGGTCCCGCCAGCAGCAGCCCCCCCAGCAACATGCCGCCCGCGGCGCGCCGCGTCAGCTTCGGGCGCGGGGAAACGGTTCCCGAGTCGTCAACAAGGTTGGTCATTTGTCTTGGGCAAAAATGGGGTGCGGCTCGTTACTATGGGGTTTGGCTAGAAGTTTCAGCCTTTGTCCAGGTCAAGACTATGCGCTCTTCACGGTTTTCGCTTGCCCGTCCGGTCCGTCAAGCGCGGCCTGAGGCGCAGCCATGAACGACCGGCGCGAGGCCCAGGGCCTGAGCCTTTCGATCGCTGCGGTCGAACGGGACACGGGCTTGTCGAAAGACACCCTGCGCGTATGGGAGCGACGCTACGGCTTCCCTGTCCCCGCGCGGGACCTGGGCGGTGAGCGAGCGTATCCGCTGGATCAAGTCGAGAAGCTGCGCGTGATCAAGCGCCTCATGGATGCGGGCCACCGGCCCGGCCGCATCGTGGCCCTGCCGGTGCAGGACTTGCAGCAACTGGCCGACAGCGGCTCGGGCAGCCCGCAGCGCAGCGCCGAGATGCATCTCGTGCCCGACCTGCGGCCCTACATCGAGCTGATTCGCGGTCACGACGTGGATCGCCTGCGGCGCCAGCTCTCGCAGGCCCAGGCCCGGCTCGGGCTGGGCAGCTTCGTGCTGGAGCTGCTCGCGCCGCTCAACACCCTGGTGGGCGACACCTGGATGCGCGGCCACATGGAAATCTTTGAAGAGCACCTTTACACCGAGTCGGTGCACGTGGTGCTGCGCCAGGGCATCGCCAATGTGCCGCAGCCCGAGGCCGGCAGTGCCCGCCCGCGCGTGCTGCTGACCACGGTGCCCAATGAGCCGCACAGCCTCGGCCTGCTGATGGCCGAGGCGCTGTTCCTGCTGGAAGGCGCGCGCTGCGTCAGCCTCGGCACGCAGACGCCGATCTGGGACATCGTGCTGGCCGCCACCGCCCACCGCGCCGACATCGTCGCGCTGAGCTTCACGGCCGCACAGAACCCGAATGTCGTCGTCGACGGCCTGGCCGAGCTGCGCGAGAAGCTGTCCAAGTCGACGGAAATCTGGGCCGGCGGCGCCGCGCCCGTGCTGCACCGGCGGCCGACCCCCGGGGTGCAGGCCCTGTCCTCGCTGACCGACATCGCCCCCGAGCTGCGCCGCTGGCGCCGCACCTGGCTGTGAGCGGCGGCTTCCGCGGCAACAAGGCCGCGCTGCCGAGCAAGCCCTGCCAGCACTGCAAGCGGCCGATGAGCTGGCGCAAGGCCTGGGCGAAGAACTGGGACGAGGTGAAGTACTGCTCCGACCGCTGCCGCGGCGAGGCCCGTCGCGCACCCGGGGCCCGGCCGTGAGCCTGCGTCATCTCGTGCTGGTGCTGGGCGACCAGCTCAACCTGGACAGCGCGGCCTTCGACGGTTTCGACCCCGCCCAAGACTGCGTGCTGATGATCGAGGCCCGTGGCGAGGCCGACAGCGTCTGCTGGAGCCACAAGGCCCGGATCGCCCTGTTCCTCAGCGCGATGCGCCACACCGCCGAGGCCCTCCGCGCCCGCGGCTGGCCGCTGCGCTACCTGCGGCTGGACGAGGCCGTCGGCGCGGCCGATGACGCCACGCTACCGGGCCGCCTGGCCGCCGTGCTTGCCGAACAGCCGCCCGAGGGCCTGGTCGTCGTCGAGCCCGGCGAATGGCGGCTGGCGCGGGCCGTCGAGGCCGTGGCCCGCGCGGCCGGTGTGCCGCTGCAGCCGCGGCCCGACCGCCACTTCCTCTGCAGCCGGGCCGAGTTCGCCCGCTGGGCCCAGCCCATGAAGGGCAGCCTGCGCATGGAGTTCTTCTACCGCGAGCAGCGCCGCCGCCATCGCGTGCTGCTCGATGCCGAGGGCCAGCCCGAGGGCGGGGCCTGGAACTTCGACGCCGACAACCGCAGCGCCTACCCCAAGACCGGCCCGGGCACGATCCCGCCGCCGGCCGGCTTCGCACCCGATGCCCTCACCCGCGAGGTCTTCGACCTGGTCGAGCGCGTCTTTCCCAGGCATCCGGGCCACCTCGACGCCTTCGCCTGGCCGGTCACCCGCGCGCAGGCGCTGGAGGCGCTGGATCGCTTCATCGCGCATCGGCTCGCCCAGTTCGGCCCCTACCAGGACGCGATGTGGGAGGCCACGCCCTTCGGCTGGCATTCCTTGCTCTCGACCAGCCTGAACCTCAAGCTTCTCGACCCACGCGAGGTGATTGCCGCCGCCGAGGCCGCCTACCGCGCCGGTCGCGCCCCGCTGGCCGGCGTGGAGGGCTTCATCCGCCAGATCCTCGGCTGGCGCGAGTTCATCCGCGGCGTCTACTGGCGCTTCATGCCGGATCTGGCCGAGGCCAACCACTTCGACCACCAGCGGCCGCTGCCAAGCTGGTGGTGGACCGGCGACACCCAGATGGCCTGCGCGCGCGACGTGATCCGCCAGACCCTGGACCATGGCTATGCCCACCACATCCAGCGCCTGATGGTGACCGGCCTCTTCGGCCTGCTGGCCGGGCTCGACCCCAAGGCGGTCGCGGCCTGGTACCTGGCCGTCTATGTGGATGCGGTCGAATGGGTCGAGCTGCCGAATGTCGCCGGCATGGCCTTGTTCGCCGACGGCGGGCGCTTCACCAGCAAGCCCTACCTGGCCTCGGGCGCCTACATCCAGCGCCAGAGCAACCACTGCGCCGGCTGCCGCTACCGGCCCGAGCGCAAGACCGGCCCGGACGCCTGCCCCTACACCGTGCTGTACTGGGCCTTCCTCGACCGGCACGAGGCCGCGCTGGCCGGCAACGCCCGGACGGCACTCATGGTCAAAAACCTCCAGCGCCTCGATGCCGGGCAACGCGCCGCCCTGCGCGACGAGGCCGAGGCCCTGCTCGGCCGGCTGGACTCGATCTAGGCCGCCGCCTCGGGCTGCGGGGTTTTGTGGCAGGGCTGTCACGCACCCCGCCTAAAATTCGTGCAGCCGTGAAGGATCCCGCATGCTTTATCCCGAACTTTTCAAGCAGCTCGAAGCCGTCCGCTGGAACATGGACAAGGACATCCCCTGGGACCGCTTCGACGCCAGCCAGCTCAGCGACGAGCAGGCCCGGACCATCAAGATGAATGCCATCACCGAGTGGGCGGCGCTGCCGGCCACCGAGATGTTCCTGCGTGACAACAAGGACGACAGCGACTTCAGCGCCTTCATGTCGGTCTGGTTCTTCGAGGAGCAGAAGCACTCGCTGGTGCTGATGGAGTACCTCAAGCGCTTCCGGCCCGACCTGGTGCCGACCGAGCAGGAACTGCACGATGTGCGCTTCGACTTCGACCCCGCCCCGGCGCTCGAAACCCTGATGCTGCATTTCTGCGGCGAGATCCGCCTGAACCACTGGTACCGCCGCGCGGCCGAGTGGCACACCGAGCCGGTGATCAAGGCCATCTACGAGACCCTGGCCCGCGACGAGGCCCGCCACGGCGGTGCCTACCTGCGCTACATGAAGCGCGCCATGGGCAAGTTCGGTGACGAGGCCCGGGCCGCCTTCGCCAAGGTCGGCGTGCTCATGGCCAGCGCCCGGCGCACCGCCAAGGCGCTGCATCCGACCAATCTGCATGTCAGCGAGACCCTGTTCCCGCGCGACACCATCCAGAGTCGCCTGCCCGACCCGGAATGGCTGGAGCACTGGCTCGACACCCAGATCCAGTTCGACGCCGTCTGGGAGAACAAGGTCGTCGAGCGCATCCTGCACAACCTCAGCCTGCTGATGGACCGCAGCTTCTCGACCGTGCAGGAGCTCAACCGCTTCCGCAAGGAAATGAGCCAGCGTGTCGCAGCCGCGACGCCGACCGGCGCGCATCCCGCCGTCTGAGCGGGGCGGCGGACACAATCCGCCGCATGCCTGACACCGCCGCCCCGCCGCCCGACTTCCTCGACAAGCTCTGCCCGCGCGGGGACCTGCCGGAGCGCATCGCGGCCCTGCCGCGGCCGCTGGTCTTCACCAACGGCGTCTTCGACATCCTGCACCGCGGCCATGTGCAGTACCTGGCCCAGGCCCGCGCGCTCGGCGCCAGCCTGGTCATGGGCCTGAACAGCGATGCCTCCGCCCGCTTGCTCGGCAAGGGCCCGGACCGGCCGATCAACGGCGAGGCCGACCGCGCCACCGTGCTGGCCGCGCTGGAAAGCATCAGCCTCGTCACCCTGTTCGACGAGCAGATGCCGCTGGCGCTGCTGGAGATCGTCCGCCCCGACCTCTATGTGAAGGGCGGCGACTACGACATCGAGACCCTGGCCGAGACGGCCCTGGTCCGCCGCTGGGGCGGGGACGCCCGGGCCCTGCCCTTCCTCGAAGGCCGCTCGACCACCGCGCTGATCCGCCGCATCCGCGGCTGAGGCCGGCCGGCGCCCTCAGCGCCGCAGCCTGCCCAGCAGCAGGGTCAGCAGCGCGCCCAGGCCCGCGCCCCAGGCGTGGGCGGCCACGACCACCGGGAAATCCCATTCGCTGCTGTTGGCCATGGGCCCGCGCCAGGGCGATTCCAGGCCGATCTTCAGCAGCAGGCCCAGGGCGATGCCGGCGCCGATGCGGCGCAGGGCGCGCGGCATCTCGCGCCCGGCCAGCATGCGCACGGCCATCACCGCCACGCCGGCATGCAGCACCCCCGACAACCCGGCGTAGTGCTGAAGCAGCGGCGCATGCACCAGCAGGGCCAGATGCGTCAGCGGCCAGGCCAGGCTCCAGGCCACCACCGCGCCACGGTTGACCCGGCCCGCCCAGCCCAGGGCCGCGACCAGCAGGCCGCCGAGCAAGTTGGCGCTGAGATGCTCCGAGTCCAGGTGCACCCAGGCTGCGCTCCAGAGCCGCCAGGGTTCGTCGAGCAGCACGCTGGCCTGCCAGGCCAGGGTGGCATCGGACAGCCGGTCAAGCCGCGGCGAGCCGCCGATCAGCAGCGCCGGCAGCAGCAGCAGCGTGCTCATCAGCAGCCAGAGCGCCAGCGCGGCACGCGCGCTGCCGTCCGGGCGCGAAGGGTCCGGCAGGCGCTCGGGGCGGGATCGAAGACGCGGCACGGTGCCGGCGCCCCGGCGACCGGCCGGGGCGGGCACCGGCAGACTCATGCGGGGGCCGCCCCCGCCGCCGTGGGGCCGAAGACGGCCTGCCCGAGCGCCCGCACGGCCGCCTGCTCGGCGGCCAGGTCGCTGGCCTCGAAGCGGGTCGGAGCCTCGTCCAGCCGGGCACGGTGCTGCACCTGCCGCAGGCGGCGGTAGGCGGTCGCCGCGGCCTCGCCCACGCCGCCGGGCAGCAGGCCGGCGGCCTCGGCGCGTTGCAGCAGGGCGATGTTGCCGGCATCGTCCTGCAGCGGCGCCTGGCGGGCGCTGTGGGCCAGCACCAGGTGCTGAACGGCGAACTCCACATCCATCATGCCGCCCGGGCTGTGCTTGAGGTCGTACTTCCCGGCGGGCACCGGGTGGGCCGCCTGTACCCGCGACCGCATGGCCAGGATCTCCCCGGCCAGGGCCTGGGCATCGCGCGGGGCGGTGATCACGCTGCGCCGAACCGCCTCGACCCGGGCGGCCAGGCCGGGGTCGCCGGCGCACCAGCGGGCCCGGGTGATGGCCTGATGCTCCCAAGTCCAGGCGGTGTTGCTGCCGCGCTGGGTCTGGTAACGCTCGAAGGCGTCGACCGAGGTGACGAGCAGGCCCGAATTGCCGTTGGGCCGCAGCGCGGTGTCGATGTCGAAGAGCTCGCCCTCGGCGGTGCGCAGCGTCAACCAAGTGATCAGCTTGCGGACGAAGGCGGCATAGACCTCGGCCGCCGTGTCGGCATCGGGCTCGTCGGCCGGGTCGAAGAGGAAGACGACGTCGAGGTCGCTGCCATAGCCCAGCTCCTTGCCGCCGAGCTTGCCGTAGGCGACCACCGCGAAGCGCGGGCGCTCCGGCCGCGCCAGCCGCAGCCGCGGCTTGAAGATCTGCCAGCTCCAGCGGATGGCCACATCCAGCGTCGCGTCGGCCAGGGCGGAGAGGTCGTCGGCGACCTGCTCGATGCTCAGCAGGCCCTCGACATCGCGCACCAGGGTGCGGAAGACCTCGGCATGGTGGGCGCGCCGCAGAGTGTCGAGCAGGGCCTCCTCGCTGGCCTCGCCGCCGCGCGTCCAGGCCTCGTGGCGGTCCTGCATCTCGCGCAGGAAGGCGCCGCGGTCGAAGCGGCCGGCCATCAGGCGCGGGTCGGCCAGCTCGTCGATCACGCCCGGATGCTTCATCAAGTAGCGCATCGGCCAGCGCGCCAGGCCCAGCAGGCGCAGCAGCCGGGTCAGCACCTCGGGCCGCTCGGCCAGCAGGGCCAGGTAGCTTTCGCGGCGCAGCAGCGGCTCGATCCAGTCGATGAAGCGCAGCACGGCCGATTCCGGGATGGGGGCTTGCGGCGCGGCCACCAGGCTGGCGCGTGCGCCTTCGGCGGCCGGCACGTCGGCCGGCGGCAGGTCCTCGCCGGCCACGGCGGGGCAAAGCTCGGCCGACGCGTTGCTGCCAACGCAGCGCGCAGCGCGCTGGATCAGCTTGGCCAGGCGCAGCTTGCTCTCGTCGCGCAGCAGGGCCACGCGCGGGCTGGCGGCGAAGCTGCGCACCCGCTCGGCCAGGGTGGCGGGCAGCTTGTCGGCAAAGCCCGGCGCATCCACCGGCAGGGGCGGCCCGCCGCACTGGCGGCAGCCGCCCGCGCCGCCGGCCGGCGCGCGACCATCGTGCAGCAGGGCGTCGAACTCATTGGCGACGAACTCGCGGTGGACGACCAGGCCTTCAAGCAGCTCGCAGGCATCGGCGGTGCAGCGCAGGCCCATGCTGCGGCCGATCCAGGCCAGGTCCTCGTCGACGGTGGGCAGCAACTGGGTCTGCTGGTCGTCGAGGTACTGGATGCGGTGCTCGACCCGGCGCAGGAAGGTGTAGGCCTCGCCCAGGCGGCGCGCGGTGTCGGCCGTCATCAGGCCGACGGTGACGAGCCGCTCCAGCGCGCTGAGCGTGCTGCGCGTGCGCAGCTCGGGAAACTGGCCGCCGCGCACGACTTGCAGCAATTGCACGATGAACTCGATCTCGCGGATGCCGCCGCGCGAGAGCTTCACGTCATTGGCCCGCTGCGGCCGGCCGGCGGCGCGGCGCGCGGCCTCGTCGCGCACCTTGCGGTGAAGCTGGCGCAGGCCTTCGAAGACGCCGTAGTCCAGGTAGCGCCGGAAGACGAAGGGCACGACCACCTCGCGCAGGGCGAGCGGACCGTCGCCGCAGTCCGCCACCGCCGGCGCGACGACCCGGCTCTTCAGCCAGGCGAAGCGCTCCCACTCGCGGCCCTGGACGAGGAAGTACTCCTCCAGCATCGCCAGGCTGACCACGGCCGGGCCGGAATTGCCATTGGGCCGCAGCGCCAGGTCGACACGGAAGACGAAGCCGTCCTCGCTCGTCTCGCCGATCAGGGTGTAGAGCTGGCGCGCGACCGAGGCGTAGTACTCATGGTGGCTGAGCACGCCGCCGCCGTCGGCGCGGCCGCTGGTCTGGCCGTCCTCGTCGTAGACGTAGATCAGGTCGATGTCGCTGGAGACATTCAGCTCGCGGCCGCCGAGCTTGCCCATGCCGATCACCCAGAAGGCCGAGCGGCTGCCGTCGGCGCGACGCGGCATGCCGTGGCGCGCGTCGTGGTCGGCCAGGGCCTGGGCCAGGGCGCGCTGGAGCGTCACCTCGGCCAGGGTGCTCATGGTCTGGGTGACGGCCTGGAGCGGGCCGTCCTGCTCGGTGTCCAGCACCACCAGGCGCTCCAGCACCAGTTGGCGGGTGATGCGCAGGGCAGCGGCCAGGCCGTGGCCGCTGGCGAGCAGGCGGTCGATCAGGGTGTGCAGCGCGCTCGCGTCCGGCCAGCCGGGGGGCAGCAGCCCGAGCAGCTCCGCATAACGCCGGTGGATGCGCTGAACGAAGCGCGAATGACGGGCCAGGCCCGGCGGCGACGCCATGTCGATGGCAGGAGGGAGCAGGCCCATGAGGCGTTCAGCTCTGTGCTAGGGTGCCCGGGCCGTTGGCCAAGCGCGGGCCGGTCGGCAGGCCGGGACGGGGGCCCTGAGTGGCGAGATAGCAGGATCCGGGCCGAGGCAGCATGCACAGGCCGCACTGCCCCTTCCGCGTGTCGCGGTGCCCTCTCTCCGTCATGCCATCCGCTCCGACTGTCGCTGCCGATACGCCTTCCAACCCGCCCCCGAGACCCCGGGCGCGTGGGTGGCCGGCCCGTCTGGGCCGCTGGCTGATCTTGTTTTTCATCCTGGCCCCGAGTGTGCTGGGGCTGTTGTGGCTCGTGCTCCAGTGGGGCATTCTGCCCCGGATCGACCATTGGCGGCCCTGGGTGGAGCAGCGCGCCACCGAGGCCCTGGGCCGGCCGCTGCGCATCGGCGCGATCAGCACCCAGGGCGGTCGCGCCTGGCAGCAGGAACTGCGCATCGAGCGGGTGCAGCTTTTCGATGCCCAGGGCCAGGTCGCGCTGGAGCTGCCGAGCCTGCGCGCCACCGTCTCGCCCGCTTCGCTGCTGCACTGGCCGCCGCGCCTGACCCTGCTGGAACTGGAGGCGCCGCGGCTCGACATCCGCCGCGATCCGGCCGGCCGCCTGTGGATCGGCGGCCTGGCCCTGGCCGACGGCCGCCCCGCCGCAGCCGCCCCGGCCGACGACCGCCTGGCCGACTGGCTGCTGCGCCTGCCGCTGCTGCGCATCGTCGGCGGCCAGTTGCGCTGGCATGACGAGGCCCGCGGCGCCCCCCCGCTCAGCCTGGACCGGGTCGACCTGAACTGGCAGAACGGCGTGCGCCACCATGCCCTGCGCATCGACGCCAGCCCGCCCGCCGACTGGGGCGAGCGCTTCAGCCTGCGTGCCGACTGGACCCGCCCGCTGCTGCTGCCGCTGGGCGACCTGGGCGAGGACGGCCGCCTGCTCGCCGCCCCCACCGACTGGCGGCGCTGGCGCGGCAGCCTGCATGCCGACCTGCCCCGTGCCGATGTGCAGCGCCTGTCGCGCCACCTCAGCCTGCCGGTCGACCTGCAACGCGGCGACGGCGCGCTGCGCGCCTGGTTCGACTTCGCCGACGGCCGGGCCGAGGACCTCACCCTCGACCTGGCCCTCGACACCGTCACCCTGCGCTTGGCCCCCGAGCTGGCACCGCTGGACCTGCGCCGCGTGCGCGGCCGGCTGCGTGCGCTGGACGGGCCGCAGGGCGGTCGCATGAGCCTGGAGAACTTCGCCTTCGAGACCGCCGAGGGCGAGCCCTGGCCAGCCAGCACCACCCGGCTGGACTGGCGCTATGCCGCCCTCGCGCCCGGGGCGGGCGGGCCGGCGGGGTTGGCCTCGGCGGCTGCGGCTGCGTCTGCGTCTGCGGCTTCGGGGGCCACGGCTGCGGCTGCGCCTGCGGCGGTCTTGTCGGGCGCAGCCTCCGTGGCAACGGCAACGGCGTCGGCTTCGGGCGCCGCGGCTTCGTCCGCCCCAGCGGCCTCGG contains:
- the glnE gene encoding bifunctional [glutamate--ammonia ligase]-adenylyl-L-tyrosine phosphorylase/[glutamate--ammonia-ligase] adenylyltransferase; this translates as MGLLPPAIDMASPPGLARHSRFVQRIHRRYAELLGLLPPGWPDASALHTLIDRLLASGHGLAAALRITRQLVLERLVVLDTEQDGPLQAVTQTMSTLAEVTLQRALAQALADHDARHGMPRRADGSRSAFWVIGMGKLGGRELNVSSDIDLIYVYDEDGQTSGRADGGGVLSHHEYYASVARQLYTLIGETSEDGFVFRVDLALRPNGNSGPAVVSLAMLEEYFLVQGREWERFAWLKSRVVAPAVADCGDGPLALREVVVPFVFRRYLDYGVFEGLRQLHRKVRDEAARRAAGRPQRANDVKLSRGGIREIEFIVQLLQVVRGGQFPELRTRSTLSALERLVTVGLMTADTARRLGEAYTFLRRVEHRIQYLDDQQTQLLPTVDEDLAWIGRSMGLRCTADACELLEGLVVHREFVANEFDALLHDGRAPAGGAGGCRQCGGPPLPVDAPGFADKLPATLAERVRSFAASPRVALLRDESKLRLAKLIQRAARCVGSNASAELCPAVAGEDLPPADVPAAEGARASLVAAPQAPIPESAVLRFIDWIEPLLRRESYLALLAERPEVLTRLLRLLGLARWPMRYLMKHPGVIDELADPRLMAGRFDRGAFLREMQDRHEAWTRGGEASEEALLDTLRRAHHAEVFRTLVRDVEGLLSIEQVADDLSALADATLDVAIRWSWQIFKPRLRLARPERPRFAVVAYGKLGGKELGYGSDLDVVFLFDPADEPDADTAAEVYAAFVRKLITWLTLRTAEGELFDIDTALRPNGNSGLLVTSVDAFERYQTQRGSNTAWTWEHQAITRARWCAGDPGLAARVEAVRRSVITAPRDAQALAGEILAMRSRVQAAHPVPAGKYDLKHSPGGMMDVEFAVQHLVLAHSARQAPLQDDAGNIALLQRAEAAGLLPGGVGEAAATAYRRLRQVQHRARLDEAPTRFEASDLAAEQAAVRALGQAVFGPTAAGAAPA